The following DNA comes from Novipirellula caenicola.
CACAACGCCAACCCCCGCATGTTGATCGTGCACGAAGTGATGGGGCGTAACTGCGGCTGGTTGACTGCGGCGACGGCGAACAAGTATCGCGAACGCCTCGACGAACTAAAGTTCTTGCCCGAAACCGGACTCAGCCGTGAACGCAAAGAGGTGCACGGCGTTTACATTCCCGAAATGCATTTCGAGCTTCAGCAGGAAGCGGATCGGTTACGCGCGATCTTGGACGAGATCGATTGCGTCAACATCTTCATTTCCGAAGGTGCCGGCGTCGATTCGATCGTGCAAGAAATGGAGTCTCGTGGCGAAGAAGTACCCAAGGATGCCTTTGGTCACTACAAACTGGATGCCGTGAACCCTGGTAAATGGTTTGGTGAACAGTTCGCCAAGATGATCGGGGCCGAAAAGGTATTGGTGCAAAAGAGTGGTTACTACAGTCGAGCCGCGCGAGCAAACGAGCAAGACATTGAATTGATCGCGCGTTGTGCCAACAAAGCCGTCGACTGTGCATTGGCTGGTGACAGCGGCGTGGTCGGACAAGACGAAGAACGCGGCGATGAATTGCGAGCGATCGAGTTCGAGCGAATCAAAGGAGGGAAACCATTTGATATCGGTTCGACTTGGTTCGGAAACCTGCTTCGCGAGATCAAGCAG
Coding sequences within:
- a CDS encoding pyrophosphate--fructose-6-phosphate 1-phosphotransferase; amino-acid sequence: MSVKRVGILTAGGLAPCLSSAIGALIESYTEKAPEVEILCYRSGYKGLLLGDSFLVTPTVRENAKVLHQHGGSPIGNSRVKLTNVADCVKRGLVKEGQDPLHVAAEQLKTDCVDVLHTIGGDDTNTTAADLAAFLAKNDYDLTVVGLPKTIDNDVIPIKQSLGAWTAAEQGARFFENVVAEHNANPRMLIVHEVMGRNCGWLTAATANKYRERLDELKFLPETGLSRERKEVHGVYIPEMHFELQQEADRLRAILDEIDCVNIFISEGAGVDSIVQEMESRGEEVPKDAFGHYKLDAVNPGKWFGEQFAKMIGAEKVLVQKSGYYSRAARANEQDIELIARCANKAVDCALAGDSGVVGQDEERGDELRAIEFERIKGGKPFDIGSTWFGNLLREIKQPKGDVVETQHA